A window from Chloracidobacterium sp. encodes these proteins:
- a CDS encoding trypsin-like peptidase domain-containing protein — translation MTAKPRYLRPAMLGLALMCALGAGVLVGRHGRTVSQAAPAPTADALSLAFSRVAQMARPAVVNIRAAGPSLARGLGGATGSGFIIDREGHIVTNLHVVQNAARLTVRLADGRQLPARFVAGDPETDLAVLKLIGRADIQPLTFGDSDALRVGEWVVAIGSPFGLDQTVTTGIISAKDRVTDRRNTLQQFLQTDAAINFGNSGGPLLNLAGEVIGVNTQIASRDGGYSGIGFALPSSTVRDVTRQLIERGQVSRSLLGVYIDRVTPQYARVYGLPDDQGALIQHVEEGGAAYTAGLRSGDVVVEYAGRRIGSDRDLIRELAATPGDTTVEVRYFRNGKPAVVTLRTEERLSPPVRTTRPRFERRGGPSSDAPPDEPETMLRRLGLNVADASPLKLMQFGVKDLYSGQAGALITEVSPVSLAAESGLQEGMLITAVNRRPVRTAEDFLTALADLRPGDDLVLAVSRPLGRTPQGERRAVTNFFSFTLP, via the coding sequence ATGACGGCCAAACCACGGTATCTCCGACCGGCCATGCTTGGTTTGGCGCTGATGTGCGCCCTTGGCGCGGGCGTCCTGGTGGGACGGCACGGGCGGACGGTTTCTCAAGCTGCGCCTGCACCAACCGCTGATGCGCTAAGCTTGGCTTTCAGTCGGGTGGCGCAGATGGCTCGCCCAGCAGTCGTCAACATTCGTGCGGCGGGTCCGAGCTTGGCGCGCGGCCTGGGCGGCGCAACCGGTTCTGGGTTTATCATTGACCGCGAGGGGCATATTGTCACCAATCTGCATGTCGTCCAGAACGCCGCCCGACTAACGGTTCGGTTAGCGGACGGCAGGCAACTTCCAGCGCGGTTTGTCGCCGGCGACCCTGAAACCGATCTGGCGGTGCTCAAGCTCATTGGACGCGCCGATATTCAGCCGCTTACCTTCGGCGACTCCGACGCCCTACGGGTTGGGGAATGGGTAGTGGCGATTGGGAGTCCGTTCGGATTGGATCAAACCGTGACGACTGGCATCATTAGCGCCAAGGATCGCGTGACCGACCGGCGCAACACGCTGCAGCAGTTTCTGCAAACCGACGCCGCCATCAACTTTGGGAATTCCGGCGGCCCGCTGCTCAACTTGGCTGGTGAGGTCATCGGCGTCAATACGCAAATCGCCTCACGGGACGGTGGCTACAGCGGCATCGGATTCGCTTTGCCTTCGTCCACCGTCCGCGACGTGACCCGGCAACTTATCGAACGCGGCCAGGTCTCGCGCAGTCTGCTGGGCGTCTACATTGATCGCGTGACGCCACAGTATGCACGGGTTTATGGTCTGCCGGATGACCAAGGCGCGCTCATTCAGCACGTTGAGGAAGGCGGGGCAGCTTATACCGCTGGCTTGCGCAGCGGCGATGTCGTGGTCGAATACGCCGGTCGGCGGATCGGCAGTGATCGCGACCTGATCCGCGAGCTGGCGGCGACGCCCGGCGACACTACTGTTGAAGTGCGCTACTTCCGCAACGGGAAACCAGCTGTCGTGACCCTGCGCACCGAAGAACGCCTCTCGCCGCCAGTGCGGACAACACGCCCGCGCTTTGAGCGGCGCGGCGGCCCGTCTAGCGACGCACCGCCCGACGAACCGGAAACCATGCTCCGCCGACTGGGTTTGAATGTCGCCGACGCTTCGCCGCTGAAGCTGATGCAGTTCGGCGTAAAGGACCTCTACAGCGGGCAAGCCGGGGCGCTCATTACAGAAGTCAGCCCGGTCAGCCTTGCGGCCGAGAGCGGTTTGCAAGAGGGCATGCTCATCACAGCTGTCAACCGCCGTCCTGTCCGTACAGCGGAGGATTTTCTCACGGCGTTGGCGGATTTGCGTCCCGGCGACGACTTGGTGCTAGCCGTAAGCCGTCCGTTAGGACGC